In Arachis hypogaea cultivar Tifrunner chromosome 2, arahy.Tifrunner.gnm2.J5K5, whole genome shotgun sequence, a genomic segment contains:
- the LOC112756676 gene encoding uncharacterized protein isoform X1 — MSDSPSKIPPTTEVDLGFEKVPEKIEEDGKVAGPMLHCGNCDTEVVHKLAEMFLPGLACACVDNTTGYPFSTPGSVAGNFRKEMIDYLTQRSESFVAESVILEGDPQGEVLDHPFDIISYFVDEFVISKRNLVSQVSGWLLSDWREDKVDDFIQEMEMNGFWSFDRRETIAKSLLKNVDFKNAYHCNESFHSQEDLDNHVDVCNFRTAFCQNEGCDAMFCSAHFEQHDLTCPFKIIPCEQKCSDSIMRRDMDRHCITVCPMKIVNCPFYGVGCRAAVAQCMIEKHCSDDVKTHLMHVLKGIHREATAEDLSRRVEKIMQASSGTRLAEARDMRMFKSIVKNLEAKVGPMEVTPKNEDSHESSTETQGH; from the exons ATGTCG GATTCACCCAGCAAGATCCCTCCTACAACCGAAGTGGACCTTGGTTTTGAGAAGGTTCCTGAGAAGATTGAAGAAGATGGAAAAGTTGCAGGTCCCATGCTCCATTGTGGTAATTGTGATACAGAAGTAGTTCACAAGCTGGCTGAAATGTTCCTTCCAGGATTGGCTTGTGCCTGTGTCGATAACACGACAGGATATCCCTTCTCCACACCTGGTTCAGTGGCAGGTAATTTCAGAAAGGAAATGATAGATTATCTCACACAAAGAAGTGAATCATTTGTTGCTGAGTCTGTTATCTTAGAAGGTGATCCACAAGGTGAAGTATTGGATCATCCGTTTGATATTATTTCTTATTTCGTTGATGAGTTTGTTATTTCAAAGAGGAATCTCGTTAGTCAGGTCTCTGGATGGCTGCTAAGTGATTGGAGAGAAGACAAAGTAGATGATTTTATTCAGGAGATGGAAATGAATGGATTTTGGTCCTTTGATAGAAGAGAAACTATCGCCAAGTCTCTGCTTAAGAATGTTGATTTCAAGAATGCATATCACTGCAATGAAAGTTTTCATTCTCAAGAAGATCTTGACAATCATGTTGATGTTTGCAACTTTAGAACTGCATTCTGTCAAAATGAGGGATGTGACGCCATGTTTTGCTCAGCTCATTTTGAGCAGCATGACTTGACCTGTCCTTTCAAGATAATTCCGTGTGAACAGAAGTGCTCGGATAGCATTATGAGACGTGATATGGACCGGCACTGCATAACTGTTTGTCCGATGAAGATTGTGAACTGTCCATTTTATGGAGTAGGTTGTAGAGCTGCTGTTGCTCAATGTATGATTGAAAAACATTGCTCAGACGACGTTAAGACACACTTGATGCACGTGCTTAAAGGCATCCACAGGGAAGCGACTGCTGAAGATCTCAGCCGACGAGTGGAGAAAATTATGCAG GCATCATCAGGGACCAGGTTAGCAGAGGCTCGCGACATGAGAATGTTCAAATCTATTGTCAAGAATCTTGAAGCAAAGGTAGGGCCTATGGAAGTAACTCCCAAGAATGAAGATAGTCATGAAAGTAGCACAGAAACACAAGGGCACTGA
- the LOC112756676 gene encoding uncharacterized protein isoform X2 has translation MLHCGNCDTEVVHKLAEMFLPGLACACVDNTTGYPFSTPGSVAGNFRKEMIDYLTQRSESFVAESVILEGDPQGEVLDHPFDIISYFVDEFVISKRNLVSQVSGWLLSDWREDKVDDFIQEMEMNGFWSFDRRETIAKSLLKNVDFKNAYHCNESFHSQEDLDNHVDVCNFRTAFCQNEGCDAMFCSAHFEQHDLTCPFKIIPCEQKCSDSIMRRDMDRHCITVCPMKIVNCPFYGVGCRAAVAQCMIEKHCSDDVKTHLMHVLKGIHREATAEDLSRRVEKIMQASSGTRLAEARDMRMFKSIVKNLEAKVGPMEVTPKNEDSHESSTETQGH, from the exons ATGCTCCATTGTGGTAATTGTGATACAGAAGTAGTTCACAAGCTGGCTGAAATGTTCCTTCCAGGATTGGCTTGTGCCTGTGTCGATAACACGACAGGATATCCCTTCTCCACACCTGGTTCAGTGGCAGGTAATTTCAGAAAGGAAATGATAGATTATCTCACACAAAGAAGTGAATCATTTGTTGCTGAGTCTGTTATCTTAGAAGGTGATCCACAAGGTGAAGTATTGGATCATCCGTTTGATATTATTTCTTATTTCGTTGATGAGTTTGTTATTTCAAAGAGGAATCTCGTTAGTCAGGTCTCTGGATGGCTGCTAAGTGATTGGAGAGAAGACAAAGTAGATGATTTTATTCAGGAGATGGAAATGAATGGATTTTGGTCCTTTGATAGAAGAGAAACTATCGCCAAGTCTCTGCTTAAGAATGTTGATTTCAAGAATGCATATCACTGCAATGAAAGTTTTCATTCTCAAGAAGATCTTGACAATCATGTTGATGTTTGCAACTTTAGAACTGCATTCTGTCAAAATGAGGGATGTGACGCCATGTTTTGCTCAGCTCATTTTGAGCAGCATGACTTGACCTGTCCTTTCAAGATAATTCCGTGTGAACAGAAGTGCTCGGATAGCATTATGAGACGTGATATGGACCGGCACTGCATAACTGTTTGTCCGATGAAGATTGTGAACTGTCCATTTTATGGAGTAGGTTGTAGAGCTGCTGTTGCTCAATGTATGATTGAAAAACATTGCTCAGACGACGTTAAGACACACTTGATGCACGTGCTTAAAGGCATCCACAGGGAAGCGACTGCTGAAGATCTCAGCCGACGAGTGGAGAAAATTATGCAG GCATCATCAGGGACCAGGTTAGCAGAGGCTCGCGACATGAGAATGTTCAAATCTATTGTCAAGAATCTTGAAGCAAAGGTAGGGCCTATGGAAGTAACTCCCAAGAATGAAGATAGTCATGAAAGTAGCACAGAAACACAAGGGCACTGA
- the LOC112756689 gene encoding DNA-directed RNA polymerases II, IV and V subunit 8B encodes MVEVLFEDIFRVERLNPDDKKLFDKVTRIEARSERFDMFMHLDINSELYPLKVGQKFALLLVPTLNPDGTPDTGYYVQNNRLSLAENFEYVMYGKLYRVSEGSGREKAEINISFGGLLMMLKGEPSQFNKFELDQRLFLLMRKV; translated from the exons ATGGTGGAGGTTCTCTTTGAAGATATCTTTAGAGTTGAAAGATTGAACCCTGATGACAAAAAATTATTTGACAAag TTACTCGCATTGAAGCAAGGAGTGAAAGGTTTGACATGTTTATGCACCTTGACATCAATTCTGAGTTATATCCATTAAAGGTTGGTCAGAAATTCGCACTCCTGCTTGTTCCAACGCTTAATCCGGATGGAACACCAGACACTGGGTATTATGTTCAG AACAATCGGCTATCATTGGCCGAGAATTTTGAATATGTCATGTATGGGAAGCTCTATAGGGTATCAGAGGGTTCAGGGCGTGAAAAAGC GGAGATAAATATTTCATTTGGTGGACTTCTGATGATGTTGAAGGGAGAACCCTCTCAATTCAACAAGTTTGAGCTTGATCAGAGGTTGTTTCTTCTGATGAGGAAAGTCTGA